One region of Ornithinibacter aureus genomic DNA includes:
- the dapA gene encoding 4-hydroxy-tetrahydrodipicolinate synthase gives MTSSPFGRVLTAMVTPMTADGEVDPAATDALVEHLLATGHDGIVVNGTTGEASTLTDDESIETMARVKARAGDRAAMVAGVGSNDTRHAIHMARRAADVGANALLLVSPYYNKPTQPGLIAHCHAVADATDLPVVLYDIPGRTGIPFTTETLVALADHPRIVAVKDAKGDLAASTHVMAATDLLWFSGEDALTLPLLAIGAVGTVSVVGHVAGSEYAAMIAAVDRGDMVEARRIHEALVPIVDAIMTPSQGAIMAKAALVELGVIGSAAVRLPLVQSPVEHLEALRAALATLPGILDR, from the coding sequence ATGACGAGCTCTCCCTTCGGCCGTGTCCTGACCGCGATGGTCACCCCGATGACGGCGGACGGTGAGGTCGACCCGGCGGCCACCGACGCCCTCGTCGAGCACCTGCTGGCCACTGGTCACGACGGCATCGTCGTCAACGGCACGACCGGTGAGGCATCCACGCTGACCGATGACGAGAGCATCGAGACGATGGCCCGGGTCAAGGCCCGCGCCGGAGACCGGGCGGCGATGGTCGCGGGCGTCGGTTCCAACGACACCCGGCACGCGATCCACATGGCCCGCCGGGCCGCCGACGTCGGTGCCAACGCGCTGCTGCTCGTCAGCCCCTACTACAACAAGCCCACCCAGCCAGGTCTGATCGCCCACTGCCACGCCGTCGCCGACGCCACCGACCTGCCCGTCGTGCTCTATGACATCCCGGGGCGCACCGGCATCCCCTTCACCACCGAGACGCTCGTCGCCCTCGCCGACCACCCGCGCATCGTCGCGGTCAAGGACGCCAAGGGTGACCTCGCGGCATCCACCCACGTCATGGCGGCGACCGACCTGCTCTGGTTCAGCGGCGAGGACGCCCTGACGCTGCCGCTGCTCGCGATCGGCGCGGTCGGCACCGTCTCGGTCGTGGGGCACGTCGCCGGCTCGGAGTACGCCGCCATGATCGCCGCCGTCGACCGTGGCGACATGGTCGAGGCGCGCCGCATCCACGAGGCGCTCGTGCCCATCGTCGATGCCATCATGACGCCCAGTCAGGGGGCGATCATGGCCAAGGCGGCCCTGGTCGAGCTCGGGGTCATCGGGTCGGCGGCCGTTCGACTGCCGCTGGTTCAGAGCCCCGTCGAGCACCTCGAGGCGCTGCGCGCCGCCCTGGCGACGCTTCCCGGCATCCTGGATCGATGA